From Ignatzschineria sp. RMDPL8A, a single genomic window includes:
- a CDS encoding 3-deoxy-D-manno-octulosonic acid transferase, giving the protein MLWWLLLPPIALYRFYKDWRSPLGRHSFKARFALGEIPKADILIHAVSLGEVRAVTPFVHRLLETYPDKKILFTATTLTGSRQIKESFGDRVLHTFLPLDGGAMTRRFLKKVAPRVILIMETEIWPNLFHQAKVLNIPLFIISACLSDRSFYRYQKIPKTIGSLLSQTYVLAQTDDDVARFKALGVKSAQKMGNIKYEMRVPGKAMEAVKTLTSIKGSALFWIVASTHEGEEAGILTAFCQLKAQFPELKLLLAPRHPERFKEVENLIKNADLRYLKRSETALNEFHTDTDLWLIDTIGELLTFYAISDITTVAGSFVPIGGHNILEPAYFGKPIIVGPFMHENSEIFELFKANNAIVSCDYPELANVIKELIEHPKKREILGQNAHRTMMENQGASDTILHVIEPFID; this is encoded by the coding sequence GTGCTGTGGTGGCTATTACTGCCGCCCATTGCACTCTACCGCTTCTATAAAGATTGGCGCTCACCGCTTGGGCGTCACTCTTTTAAGGCACGTTTTGCCCTTGGTGAGATTCCCAAGGCCGATATTTTGATCCACGCCGTCTCCCTTGGGGAAGTGCGAGCGGTAACGCCTTTTGTTCACCGCCTACTTGAAACCTATCCTGATAAAAAAATCCTCTTTACCGCCACAACCTTAACGGGTAGTCGCCAAATTAAAGAGAGTTTTGGGGACCGGGTTCTCCATACCTTTTTACCGCTTGATGGCGGTGCGATGACGCGCCGATTTTTGAAAAAAGTCGCCCCTAGGGTGATCTTAATCATGGAGACGGAGATTTGGCCCAATCTGTTCCATCAAGCAAAAGTCCTCAATATCCCACTTTTTATTATTAGCGCGTGCCTCTCGGATCGCTCCTTTTATCGTTATCAAAAAATTCCTAAAACCATTGGCTCGCTCTTAAGTCAGACATATGTTCTAGCGCAAACCGATGACGATGTGGCGCGTTTTAAAGCACTTGGGGTAAAGTCTGCCCAAAAAATGGGCAATATTAAGTATGAGATGCGCGTGCCGGGTAAAGCGATGGAGGCGGTGAAAACTTTAACCTCGATTAAGGGCTCTGCGCTTTTTTGGATTGTGGCGAGTACTCACGAGGGGGAAGAGGCGGGAATTTTAACGGCGTTTTGTCAATTAAAAGCGCAATTTCCGGAGCTAAAATTGCTCCTTGCGCCTCGTCATCCCGAGCGCTTTAAAGAGGTTGAAAACCTAATTAAAAATGCCGATTTACGTTATCTAAAACGCTCTGAAACGGCATTAAATGAATTTCATACCGATACCGATCTTTGGCTGATTGACACCATCGGTGAGCTATTGACCTTTTATGCGATATCGGATATTACTACTGTGGCAGGTAGTTTTGTGCCCATTGGTGGGCATAATATCTTAGAACCGGCCTATTTTGGCAAGCCCATAATTGTCGGTCCTTTCATGCATGAAAATAGTGAAATCTTTGAGCTTTTTAAGGCGAATAATGCCATTGTATCCTGCGACTATCCGGAGCTCGCAAACGTCATTAAAGAGCTGATTGAACACCCCAAAAAGAGAGAAATATTGGGGCAAAATGCGCATCGCACTATGATGGAAAATCAAGGCGCGAGCGACACCATTTTACATGTAATCGAACCTTTTATAGATTAG
- a CDS encoding succinate CoA transferase — MSTDLSSRIRHKDFVEKVVSAEEAASWIEDGMTLGMSGFTLFGEPKVFPQALSERGKKETFKVNLFTGASLGPAADQSMAEADILNLRLPYQSNRVLRKKINDGEIKYIDQHLSYTAEALRQGSLGKIDYAVIEATAITEEGEIIPTGSVGNSPIYVDMAEHVIIELNLTAPKEYEGIHDIYVPGPQGENTRQEIPVYEIGKRIGTKGIKVDPAKVRGIVISEEPDIPSPLFEPNEETQAIADNLLSFFEREVEEGRLTESLAPLQSGVGSVANAVLSGMAKSKFKDIVVASEVLQDGIFDLIDAGVVKFAAATALSLSKRRVESLAEDLKRYQDKIIFRPQEVSNHPEVIRRLGVISFNTALEVDIYGNVNSTHVSGTHMMNGIGGSGDFARNARITIFVTQSTAKDGAISAIVPFVTHVDHTNHDVDVIVTEQGYADIRGLCPVEAAEVIIENCMHPKFKKQARDYFEEAKARGGNTPHVLEKAFSWHLNLKEKGTMLLD, encoded by the coding sequence ATGAGTACTGATTTAAGTAGTAGAATTCGCCACAAAGACTTTGTGGAAAAAGTGGTCTCAGCGGAAGAAGCTGCATCATGGATTGAAGATGGCATGACCTTAGGGATGAGTGGTTTCACACTGTTTGGTGAGCCAAAAGTATTCCCACAAGCGCTCTCAGAAAGAGGCAAGAAAGAGACATTTAAAGTAAACCTCTTTACCGGCGCATCGCTTGGCCCAGCGGCGGACCAGTCTATGGCCGAAGCGGATATCTTAAATCTTAGACTCCCCTATCAAAGTAACCGCGTTTTACGTAAAAAAATTAACGATGGTGAAATCAAATATATCGACCAACATCTTTCATATACCGCAGAAGCGCTTCGCCAAGGCAGCCTTGGCAAGATCGATTATGCCGTAATTGAAGCGACAGCGATCACTGAAGAGGGTGAAATTATCCCAACAGGATCGGTCGGTAACTCGCCTATCTATGTTGATATGGCCGAACACGTAATTATTGAATTGAACTTAACGGCGCCAAAAGAGTACGAAGGCATTCACGATATCTACGTACCGGGCCCGCAAGGTGAAAATACGCGTCAAGAAATTCCGGTCTATGAGATCGGTAAACGCATCGGCACGAAAGGGATCAAAGTAGATCCGGCTAAAGTGCGCGGTATCGTAATTTCAGAAGAGCCCGACATTCCATCACCGCTTTTTGAACCGAATGAAGAGACCCAAGCGATTGCGGATAATCTTCTCTCGTTCTTTGAGCGTGAAGTGGAAGAAGGACGCTTAACTGAGAGCTTGGCACCGCTTCAATCGGGCGTTGGATCGGTTGCTAATGCGGTATTAAGTGGCATGGCGAAATCGAAATTTAAAGATATCGTGGTGGCTTCTGAAGTGCTTCAAGATGGTATTTTCGACCTTATTGACGCAGGCGTAGTTAAATTTGCAGCAGCAACGGCATTATCTCTCTCAAAACGCCGTGTTGAGAGCTTAGCAGAAGACTTAAAACGCTATCAAGATAAGATCATTTTCCGCCCACAAGAAGTGAGTAACCACCCAGAGGTAATCCGCCGTTTAGGGGTGATCTCATTCAATACCGCGCTTGAAGTGGACATCTACGGAAACGTCAACTCAACGCATGTAAGCGGCACGCATATGATGAACGGTATCGGCGGTTCGGGCGACTTTGCTCGTAACGCTCGTATCACCATTTTCGTCACGCAATCCACGGCAAAAGATGGCGCGATTTCAGCGATCGTTCCCTTTGTAACGCACGTTGACCATACCAATCATGACGTGGATGTGATTGTTACTGAGCAAGGCTATGCAGATATTCGCGGTCTTTGCCCTGTGGAAGCGGCGGAAGTGATCATCGAAAACTGTATGCATCCGAAGTTTAAAAAGCAAGCTCGCGACTACTTTGAAGAAGCGAAAGCACGCGGGGGCAACACACCTCACGTATTAGAAAAAGCGTTCTCATGGCACTTAAACCTTAAAGAAAAAGGTACGATGCTATTAGACTAA
- a CDS encoding succinate CoA transferase: MSTDLNNRIRHPELAKKIVSAEEAASWIENGMTLGMSGFTLYGEPKVFPQALAKRADGDKFKVNIFTGASLGPTADGVMAEAGIINLRLPYQANPSLRKKINSGEIKYIDQHLSYTAETVRQGTLGKIDYAIIEAAAITEDGLIIPTGSVGNSPIYVEKADYVIVELNTSAPKEYEGVHDIMVMPDQGSERQAIPIYDISNKHIGEKGIRVSPDKIKGIILSEEPDIPSPLFEPNEETQAIADNLLSFLEKEVEDGRLTESLAPLQSGVGSVANAVLSGMTKSKFKDLVVASEVLQDGIFDLIDAGVVKFAVATALSLSERRVATLANDLAKYQNSIMFRPQEITNNPEIIRRLGVIAFNTALEVDIYGNVNSTHVSGTHMMNGIGGSGDFARNARITIFVTQSTAKNGAISTIVPFVTHVDHTNHDVDVIVTEQGYADIRGLCPREAAEKIIENCMHPTFKQQARDYYEEAKATRSGNTPHVLEKAFSWHVNLAQKGTMLLD; the protein is encoded by the coding sequence ATGAGTACTGATCTTAATAACCGAATTCGTCATCCAGAGCTGGCTAAAAAAATTGTATCCGCAGAAGAGGCCGCTTCTTGGATTGAAAATGGCATGACGCTCGGGATGAGTGGATTTACGCTCTATGGTGAGCCCAAAGTATTCCCACAAGCACTTGCAAAACGTGCAGACGGCGATAAATTTAAAGTCAATATTTTTACTGGTGCATCGCTTGGACCAACGGCCGATGGGGTGATGGCGGAAGCGGGCATTATTAATCTGCGTCTTCCATATCAAGCAAACCCGAGCCTGCGTAAAAAAATCAATTCAGGCGAAATTAAATACATTGACCAACATCTTTCATATACCGCAGAAACTGTTCGTCAAGGGACGCTCGGTAAGATCGATTACGCGATTATTGAAGCGGCGGCGATCACTGAAGATGGGCTGATTATTCCCACAGGATCGGTGGGGAACTCGCCGATTTATGTAGAAAAAGCGGACTATGTGATTGTGGAATTAAACACGAGTGCACCAAAAGAGTATGAAGGTGTTCACGATATTATGGTGATGCCAGATCAAGGCTCGGAGCGCCAGGCGATTCCAATTTACGATATCAGCAATAAACATATCGGTGAGAAGGGTATTCGCGTGAGCCCCGATAAGATTAAAGGGATTATTCTCTCAGAAGAACCCGATATTCCATCACCACTTTTCGAGCCCAATGAAGAGACCCAAGCGATTGCCGATAATCTCCTCTCATTTTTAGAAAAAGAGGTAGAAGATGGCCGCTTAACGGAGAGCTTAGCGCCATTACAATCAGGCGTTGGGTCGGTGGCCAATGCAGTATTAAGTGGCATGACGAAATCGAAATTTAAAGATTTGGTTGTCGCCTCTGAAGTATTGCAAGATGGGATTTTTGACCTGATTGACGCAGGTGTTGTGAAATTTGCGGTGGCTACTGCGCTATCTCTTTCTGAGCGCCGCGTTGCAACGCTTGCTAATGATCTTGCGAAATATCAAAACAGCATTATGTTTAGACCGCAAGAGATCACCAACAATCCAGAAATTATCCGCCGTCTTGGGGTAATTGCCTTTAATACAGCGCTTGAAGTGGATATCTACGGAAACGTCAACTCAACGCATGTCAGCGGTACCCATATGATGAACGGAATTGGTGGCTCGGGTGACTTTGCTCGTAACGCGCGCATCACCATTTTTGTTACGCAATCGACGGCAAAAAATGGCGCGATCTCAACGATTGTTCCTTTCGTGACCCACGTTGACCATACTAATCACGATGTTGATGTAATCGTCACCGAGCAAGGGTATGCGGACATTCGCGGTCTCTGCCCACGAGAAGCGGCTGAGAAAATTATCGAAAACTGTATGCATCCAACCTTTAAGCAACAAGCCCGTGATTACTATGAGGAAGCGAAAGCGACCCGTAGTGGTAATACGCCTCACGTGTTAGAGAAAGCCTTCTCATGGCACGTGAATCTTGCCCAAAAAGGCACGATGTTACTCGATTAA
- a CDS encoding carbon starvation CstA family protein: MITFLGGIVLLIVGYFTYGKYVERVFGVKEKRPTPAFVNSDGVDYVPMNTRKNALIQLLNIAGVGPIFGPIMGALYGPVAFLWIVFGAIFAGAVHDYLTGMISIRNRGAHIPELAERFFGSFMKHIVNAFSLLLLVLVGTVFVSAPADLLYNLMSGKVALVILVSVIFAYYVLATLLPIDKIIGRFYPFFGILLVLSALGVGIGLIVKGAPIPELTLENMHPGGVAIFPLLFLTISCGALSGFHATQSPIISRTTESEGEGRKIFYGMMIAEGVIAMIWAAAGMSLFHGQELNDILANGGPAVVVSKVATTMLGAVGGTIAILGVIILPITSGDTAFRSARMIVADYFKIPQKKMTSRLWIALPMFAISAVLLQIDFTLLWRYFSWANQSTAVIALFIGAMYLYIDRRNYWIALLPGTFMLMAVTTYILNMPIGFGLPADISQILAAVITAVLVVLFFYAARRARNQNTPLEEDISNFQLAQPVIR, translated from the coding sequence ATGATTACCTTTCTTGGCGGTATCGTTTTATTAATTGTTGGCTATTTTACTTATGGTAAATATGTCGAACGAGTGTTTGGGGTAAAGGAAAAGCGCCCAACGCCCGCATTTGTCAATAGTGATGGCGTGGACTATGTCCCGATGAATACGCGTAAAAATGCGTTAATTCAGCTACTAAATATCGCCGGTGTCGGCCCTATTTTTGGCCCAATTATGGGGGCGCTCTATGGTCCTGTTGCCTTTTTATGGATTGTCTTTGGAGCCATTTTCGCGGGCGCAGTGCATGATTATTTAACCGGTATGATCTCCATCCGGAATCGTGGTGCCCATATTCCCGAGCTTGCCGAGCGCTTCTTTGGCTCCTTTATGAAACATATCGTCAATGCGTTTTCGCTTCTGCTTTTAGTCCTTGTGGGGACGGTATTTGTGTCAGCCCCGGCAGATCTTCTTTACAATTTAATGAGCGGTAAAGTGGCGCTCGTAATTTTAGTCTCGGTGATTTTCGCGTACTACGTTTTAGCGACACTGCTCCCGATTGATAAAATTATCGGCCGATTCTATCCGTTCTTTGGGATTTTATTGGTATTAAGCGCCCTTGGCGTAGGCATTGGTCTTATTGTAAAAGGCGCGCCAATTCCTGAATTAACCTTAGAAAATATGCATCCTGGTGGCGTTGCCATCTTCCCACTTCTCTTTTTAACCATTTCATGCGGGGCGCTTTCAGGTTTCCACGCCACTCAATCGCCGATTATTTCACGCACTACCGAATCTGAAGGCGAGGGGCGAAAAATTTTCTACGGCATGATGATTGCTGAAGGGGTTATCGCGATGATTTGGGCGGCGGCGGGCATGAGTCTTTTCCACGGCCAAGAGTTAAATGATATTTTAGCCAACGGCGGGCCTGCGGTGGTTGTGAGTAAAGTGGCGACCACGATGCTTGGCGCTGTCGGCGGCACGATTGCGATTTTAGGTGTGATCATTCTCCCCATCACCTCCGGCGATACCGCCTTTAGAAGTGCGCGCATGATTGTGGCAGATTATTTTAAAATCCCCCAGAAAAAAATGACAAGTCGCCTCTGGATTGCGCTTCCAATGTTTGCGATTTCAGCGGTGTTATTGCAGATCGACTTCACTCTTTTATGGCGCTATTTCTCATGGGCAAACCAATCAACCGCGGTAATTGCCCTCTTTATTGGCGCGATGTACCTCTATATTGATCGCCGTAATTACTGGATTGCGCTCCTTCCGGGGACATTTATGTTGATGGCGGTGACTACCTATATTCTCAATATGCCGATCGGCTTTGGATTGCCGGCGGATATTTCTCAAATCCTAGCAGCGGTGATTACTGCAGTTTTAGTGGTGCTATTTTTCTATGCAGCACGTCGTGCGCGCAATCAAAATACGCCACTGGAAGAAGATATCTCTAATTTCCAACTTGCACAGCCCGTTATCCGCTAA
- a CDS encoding DUF4878 domain-containing protein, which yields MVRMFARFMMIFTVAFTVMACGADDKPVKVAKDYFTQIEKGNIDGMFDLMDMSDVSQEELNMIKPKFEMMATEMANEFKKQGGVKAMTFGEAEYNDDKTMAKVRVTAKDASGGDDIVDMISLKKVNGKWKISQ from the coding sequence ATGGTTCGTATGTTTGCACGTTTTATGATGATTTTCACGGTGGCATTTACAGTAATGGCGTGTGGCGCTGATGATAAGCCGGTTAAAGTGGCGAAAGATTACTTCACTCAAATTGAAAAAGGCAATATCGATGGCATGTTTGATCTAATGGATATGTCCGATGTATCGCAAGAAGAGCTTAACATGATCAAGCCAAAATTTGAGATGATGGCAACAGAGATGGCGAATGAATTCAAAAAACAAGGCGGCGTAAAAGCGATGACTTTTGGCGAAGCGGAATATAACGACGATAAAACCATGGCAAAAGTGCGCGTAACGGCAAAAGATGCGAGCGGTGGTGACGATATCGTTGATATGATCAGCCTTAAAAAAGTGAATGGTAAATGGAAAATTTCGCAATAA
- a CDS encoding YiiX/YebB-like N1pC/P60 family cysteine hydrolase: MKRLLASIFISLIILLTPLGKAVSAPFYDLLEEGDFIFREGTEFVSDVVRSLDNDLYSHVGMVTYEDGAWKVIHATPDEIGDGFSGVVIDSIEFFLAKERSDHFAIYRVKNEGVIAQSATQFARLQQGVPFHYNVAQGTYCTRLIYDAYQAADLDLEVEFSSIRAPMVSGDYLFPSQLRGSKKIELIYQGRYTDLEDH; this comes from the coding sequence ATGAAACGTCTTCTCGCCTCTATTTTTATCTCTTTAATAATATTATTAACGCCGTTAGGAAAAGCGGTCAGTGCGCCTTTTTATGATCTTTTAGAAGAGGGCGATTTTATTTTCAGAGAAGGGACGGAGTTTGTGAGCGATGTGGTGCGCTCCCTTGATAATGATCTTTATAGCCACGTGGGCATGGTGACTTATGAGGATGGGGCTTGGAAGGTGATTCATGCAACGCCCGATGAGATTGGTGATGGGTTTTCCGGCGTTGTGATCGATTCCATTGAGTTCTTTTTAGCAAAAGAGCGGAGTGATCATTTTGCGATTTATCGTGTTAAAAATGAAGGTGTGATCGCCCAAAGTGCCACACAATTTGCACGGCTTCAGCAAGGCGTACCATTTCATTATAATGTGGCTCAAGGAACCTATTGCACGCGCCTCATTTATGATGCCTACCAGGCGGCAGATCTTGATTTAGAGGTGGAATTTTCCTCCATTCGAGCGCCGATGGTAAGCGGTGATTATCTTTTTCCAAGCCAATTGCGCGGCTCTAAAAAAATTGAACTCATTTACCAAGGGCGCTACACCGATTTAGAGGATCATTAG
- a CDS encoding MFS transporter, translating into MPTPYTLKDPEFWKISISLGLASIFIFAFLYPLQPILPVLAREFEVSITVVSLTMSFSIIGLIIGLNVLGMLTDRYGRRSFVLGSLFLSVITFLLIPMTHSFTLIIILRFIQGFAVAALPASALAYMGEEIAKRDLKIAVSIYIAANAFGGMLGRIATGIITDHYSWQTAFFILGTAGAVVSLLITFILPKSRFFRATQGSFKENLKGFAFHLKNNTLLRYFGIGFMIQMTYSAVWTYLPFYLEGSPFYLSVAAIGSLYLALICGVPSAPIAGFLANRIQLKIILFFALGILAFGTLLTGIPSIWIVMIGLCFVSFGMIAAHSLAAALVNEHATEFRGTASSLYFVAYYIGAAVGSTLFAPIWESLSWGGIVLISGALPLLYIGFLALFPSKSDRAP; encoded by the coding sequence ATGCCAACGCCCTATACTCTCAAAGACCCCGAGTTCTGGAAGATCTCGATCAGTCTTGGTCTCGCCTCCATTTTTATCTTTGCATTTCTTTACCCGCTTCAACCAATTTTACCGGTGCTTGCGCGCGAATTTGAGGTCTCAATCACCGTTGTAAGCCTCACGATGTCGTTTAGTATTATCGGACTCATTATTGGGCTAAATGTCCTTGGCATGTTGACCGATCGCTATGGTAGGCGTTCATTTGTGCTCGGTTCCCTGTTCCTATCGGTCATCACTTTTTTACTCATCCCGATGACCCACTCCTTTACTTTAATTATCATTTTGCGCTTTATCCAAGGCTTTGCGGTGGCAGCGCTTCCTGCATCCGCCCTTGCCTATATGGGTGAAGAGATCGCCAAACGCGACCTAAAAATTGCGGTATCGATCTATATCGCAGCAAACGCCTTTGGTGGCATGCTTGGGCGGATTGCAACGGGAATAATTACCGATCATTATTCTTGGCAAACGGCCTTTTTTATTTTGGGAACGGCAGGCGCCGTGGTGTCACTGCTCATTACGTTTATTCTGCCAAAATCTCGCTTTTTCCGCGCAACGCAGGGCTCATTTAAAGAGAATCTAAAAGGCTTTGCCTTCCATCTAAAAAATAACACCTTACTGCGCTATTTTGGCATCGGATTTATGATTCAGATGACCTACTCTGCCGTCTGGACCTATCTGCCCTTTTATCTTGAAGGGTCTCCCTTTTATCTCTCGGTTGCAGCGATTGGATCGCTCTATTTAGCGCTTATTTGCGGTGTTCCAAGCGCGCCGATTGCAGGCTTTCTTGCCAATCGCATTCAGTTAAAAATCATTCTCTTTTTCGCCCTTGGGATATTAGCCTTTGGTACGCTACTCACCGGCATTCCCAGCATTTGGATTGTGATGATCGGCCTTTGTTTTGTCAGTTTTGGAATGATCGCCGCTCACTCACTTGCGGCTGCGCTTGTAAACGAACACGCCACCGAATTTCGCGGAACGGCATCGAGCCTCTATTTTGTCGCCTACTACATTGGCGCTGCTGTCGGAAGTACGCTCTTCGCGCCCATTTGGGAAAGTCTGTCATGGGGAGGCATTGTCCTTATTTCAGGTGCTCTCCCACTTCTTTATATTGGTTTTTTAGCGCTTTTCCCGAGCAAATCGGACCGCGCACCGTAA
- a CDS encoding sulfatase-like hydrolase/transferase yields the protein MDQFFNIYTTLLVPLGTALIILTAVRTQHTPKWVLRLASLVPAILLILFLISYLLFFFVGGGINEMILYHLAMGFGEINRLNDFYPLMIFSGGLIGGALLSYWVTLRFILPYTPKKTYSPWLLLGLIPTLIFHPLSMNLRTVGTLYYSQPSDAEIAQFDAYDKRPQKAEYLLPEGAKKKNIIYLFLEGVERQFYANDEYFPELMPNLKRIADNHLEFTNIKQLNITSNTITGTVASQCAIPLINRNTGHERNKRNTFLPNGICMGDMLKENGYHNLFLTGYLQTFTNKGIFYTQHGFSPEEIYDYPRMNALHNHQYVLDSWNGGMHDYDLFAFMKEKVDELSQQEAPYFMVINTLDTHFEDGHVDALRCQDVHYDRYKYVMPRVLHCLDGIIEDFYQYLKHHESADDTLLVIASDHLFPAGKITSVLLNIPNRTNTFIVVDFEKMDNRTIDKPGLAFDEGVTILNYAGFPLEAQHFGRNLLNEDNESIYTDFNSVTELDHTLSRWGRLFSRFWLPKQDDASHK from the coding sequence ATGGATCAATTTTTTAATATCTACACCACGCTACTGGTTCCGCTTGGAACTGCACTCATTATTTTAACGGCGGTGCGCACTCAACACACCCCAAAATGGGTGCTTCGCCTTGCCTCCTTGGTACCGGCGATTTTACTTATTCTGTTTCTCATTAGTTACCTGCTCTTTTTCTTTGTGGGCGGTGGCATCAATGAGATGATTCTCTATCATTTAGCGATGGGTTTTGGCGAGATTAATCGCTTAAATGATTTCTATCCGCTGATGATTTTTAGTGGCGGTTTAATCGGTGGTGCCCTGTTGAGTTACTGGGTTACCCTTCGTTTTATTTTGCCGTATACACCGAAAAAAACTTATTCCCCTTGGCTTTTATTAGGACTCATTCCGACGCTGATATTTCACCCCCTTTCGATGAATCTTCGCACCGTGGGGACACTCTATTATAGCCAGCCAAGTGATGCCGAGATTGCCCAGTTTGATGCCTATGACAAACGTCCACAAAAGGCGGAATATCTCCTTCCTGAAGGCGCCAAAAAGAAAAATATTATCTATCTGTTTTTAGAAGGCGTTGAGCGCCAATTTTATGCCAACGATGAATATTTCCCTGAGCTTATGCCCAATTTAAAACGCATTGCCGATAATCATCTTGAATTTACCAATATTAAACAGCTCAATATCACCTCCAATACGATTACCGGAACCGTCGCCTCTCAGTGCGCCATTCCACTTATCAACCGTAACACCGGCCACGAGCGCAATAAACGGAATACTTTTCTCCCCAACGGGATTTGCATGGGCGATATGCTAAAAGAGAATGGTTATCACAACCTCTTTTTAACAGGATATCTGCAAACATTTACCAATAAAGGGATTTTCTATACGCAACATGGTTTCTCCCCCGAGGAGATTTATGATTATCCCCGCATGAATGCGCTTCACAATCATCAATATGTGCTCGATAGTTGGAATGGTGGAATGCACGATTATGATCTGTTTGCCTTTATGAAGGAAAAAGTCGATGAATTGAGCCAACAAGAGGCGCCCTATTTTATGGTCATCAATACCCTTGATACACACTTTGAAGATGGACATGTCGATGCGCTTCGCTGTCAAGACGTTCATTATGATCGCTATAAATATGTGATGCCACGCGTTTTACACTGTTTAGATGGCATTATTGAGGATTTTTATCAATATCTTAAACACCATGAAAGCGCAGATGATACCCTACTGGTCATCGCCTCCGACCACCTCTTTCCAGCCGGAAAAATCACCTCAGTGCTGCTCAACATTCCCAATCGTACTAATACCTTTATTGTGGTTGATTTTGAAAAAATGGATAATCGCACCATCGATAAGCCCGGCCTTGCGTTTGATGAAGGCGTTACTATATTAAACTACGCTGGATTTCCGCTTGAAGCGCAACATTTTGGGCGTAATCTATTAAATGAAGATAATGAGAGTATCTATACCGACTTTAATTCAGTAACCGAACTTGATCATACATTAAGCCGATGGGGACGCCTCTTCTCTCGCTTTTGGCTCCCCAAGCAAGACGATGCATCTCATAAATAG